Within Topomyia yanbarensis strain Yona2022 chromosome 2, ASM3024719v1, whole genome shotgun sequence, the genomic segment cctctaatTAATTCACAGTTCAcgttttttggcgtttccgaccactgtgcaacttgctgccagttacaCGATAgatccaaactaacaccaaattggcgccagttaaacattaaatccaaacagttcactaAACATGTGTGAATGCATAAGGCAACTGGCTGGTACAGAGTGATGTCTCGATTGGCCTAGCACAGAAGCTATAATTGAGACTGTCGTTGCATATGTGGCCGGTGTAAAACCAAAGAGGACCAAGAGTCACTTTGAGATACATGCTCTAAAAACGCTATCGCACCCATCACAGCACCAGCAACActcacatctatttatttttgagAACACAATTAGCAAACGAAAGCAAATAAGTGTTCCTTAATCTGCTATGTTAATGATAAGTTGtttaaaaatgcattttaacacgaaaatactaaaaaaaatatggcgctcagttcggtttggcttaTCGCAGGCCATTGAAGGTACATGCCGCCGGATGACTTTCTGCTTTTGACCGAATTGACATCCGATTGAATAGATAGTAAGATAAATTGCCGGTGTAATTACATTTGAAGACATTTTCATTAGATCCAATCTGCAAATGAGTAGTACCTTCCTGAGTTTCCTCCTCCGATAACTACTGCGCAAaccattttttttggaaatttcctAGTATATTTTGAAAGACCACGTTTAGCGGAAACAAAAGGTGATCGAGTAAAtagcggaagagaaagtaaacacaggGAGACGCTTATTTGGACCTAATGACCAAACATGAAATTTTCCAGTTTTGTATGTACTGGTACGGTAGCGCTAACATCTTTCACATGTTCACATTATAATTTTAACAGTAGTATACTAATTTGTTCAAATTTGGACGTCAGTTCTCTGGGTTCATAATTTATCATTAGTGTCCAGGGATCATTGTGAAAATATACGCTCTATGTCTATAGCGGGTATCCTAACGGGTGCtgcgctgatttttttttgtgaaagccAACAACAAATTAGATTAGTTATTATGCTTACCGAAACGATTTCATCCGATTTCAGATTACAAGCAGGACCACTCGGTGCCCTTCAGGTGGACGAAAAGCATCTCAAGAAAGGTTACGGAACGATTGTCACAGTAGCAATGGCCAACAAACTTGCCGCTATGCAACAAGACTGTTTCGCCCTGGTTAGTAGTGGTAATATACCGTCCAAACGAATGTTCGAGAAGCTCGGTTTTCGGCATACGGATTTCGCCTACTGGTTGAGGACTTACCCAACGGAACCCTTTCAGTGGATTGACGAGTAAATAATTTGCCAGTTATAGCAATAAATAAGTCATAATTGTTACTATCATGTTTTTATCTCAAATTTTTATCACCGCCTTCTGTATATCATTACATAATTCATAACGATATCGATTGTTCCCCAAAGATAGCAGTGTCACTTTAATTGAAACCAAAACATCACTGCCTATCGCCCGTAGATCTCCACCAGATAGTCGTATCCTATTCCGTGCCGGTATCCAGCCACAAAGATGGTTGCATTCCTTTGACCGAGTCCTCCGCTTTGTAAGGTTGCGATGCCAGTCCTATTCACCGATCGATCGTACGCTCGAATTGCCGTTATGTTCGCGGTGCCGTTGTAGGCAATAAGACGACTCACGGTTTGATTTACTGCACCAGGAGCCATATACCCT encodes:
- the LOC131681320 gene encoding uncharacterized protein LOC131681320; this encodes MQKSVIASVVVAVALFGVIHASDLILGTINSGDRVLHSQGYMAPGAVNQTVSRLIAYNGTANITAIRAYDRSVNRTGIATLQSGGLGQRNATIFVAGYRHGIGYDYLVEIYGR